The Candidatus Dependentiae bacterium genomic interval GTTATATAAAGAAGGCCAAAAAAAGCTAACGATAAAGGGCCGACCCAAAACCAAAGCCCAACAGTGTCAAGTAAAAGGTGAACGTATGTTGCAGGCAGAGTTTTTATTGCTGTTAAAATGAGCTTATAGACAATAAAAAACACTGTCGTTAAGCTGCCAAGCTGGAGCATATAATGGGTAAAAAAACGGGCTAAAGCGCCCCAGTATAAAGTAAAATTAAATTTAGCGCGTAAAATCCAAAAAAACAGCACTGTCTGAATAAGGCCTGAAAGGGCTGTTCCTAAGGCAAGACCATAAGATCCTAAAAAGCCTATAAAAAACCAATTAAAAAGAGTGTTACCTACTGTCGCTGTAAGCGTGATTAGTGTCGGCAGTAGAGTATTATTAAGCGAATAGTATAAACTAAGCAAGATTTTATTTATCGAAAAGAAAAAGAGTCCTGATAGAAACAGCCTTAAAAGCCATGCAGACTCATGTACTTGAGAAAGCGAAAAGTTTTTAAATAAAGTAAAGAATATCTCATAAGAAAAATAGCCCATCAAAATTAAAGCAGGCAACGTTAAGTAGATAATAAGCTTGGTTGACTCAAACAAATAAAAACTTAGTCTTTTAGGTGCATAACTACTAATACGCGAAAAATGGGGCAGTAAAATAGTAGAAAAAGCTGCACCAAAAATTCCTAGGGGTATCCCCATAAAGCGTGATGCATAGGTTACTAACGAAATAGAGCCTTCGGGTAAATAAGAAGCAAACTGAGAATCAATATACAAACTAATTTCCATAGCGCTCATAGTAACTATACAAGGCAAAAATTTAAACATTATGGCTCTAAAAATCGAGTAAGTAGTCTTATCAGGGCGAGCAAAAGTAAAATTAAGCTTAAAATACATATACAGATGTAAAAGAAGCTGCAGGAGCCCACCTAAAAGGACAAAAAAAGCAAGATAAGGCACCGGTAACTTAAAGTACCAGCAAAGACTTAATCCAGCTATATATATTATATTTAATAACGCTGGACTAAAAGCAGGTATAGCAAAA includes:
- the murJ gene encoding murein biosynthesis integral membrane protein MurJ, with the protein product MQKSLSKKSILKKTVAVGGSTLLSRILGLVRTIFETRYLGAGALSDAFLVAYKVPNFLRKIFAEGALSAAIMPRLVLLAKEKEYNQISKLITLMLMIIEALLFAVCLLVVAFPQPIVLFTAPGFAAKPVELASAVALLRILMFFVFFISSSALLSGALQAVHHFAIPAFSPALLNIIYIAGLSLCWYFKLPVPYLAFFVLLGGLLQLLLHLYMYFKLNFTFARPDKTTYSIFRAIMFKFLPCIVTMSAMEISLYIDSQFASYLPEGSISLVTYASRFMGIPLGIFGAAFSTILLPHFSRISSYAPKRLSFYLFESTKLIIYLTLPALILMGYFSYEIFFTLFKNFSLSQVHESAWLLRLFLSGLFFFSINKILLSLYYSLNNTLLPTLITLTATVGNTLFNWFFIGFLGSYGLALGTALSGLIQTVLFFWILRAKFNFTLYWGALARFFTHYMLQLGSLTTVFFIVYKLILTAIKTLPATYVHLLLDTVGLWFWVGPLSLAFFGLLYITRSQFGIKLYFLD